Proteins from a single region of Argopecten irradians isolate NY chromosome 7, Ai_NY, whole genome shotgun sequence:
- the LOC138328044 gene encoding glutamate receptor ionotropic, kainate 2-like isoform X1, producing MQRFVKLNGAIGMRFTGILTLVLLADSIYGTEQQDTKKVGILHPSQTSVFDLIDDLLIRMATNITVTYINATTYGENLDHYQNADELVKTQKISALVGHFSETFAIATEHNRIPYFVTDMVPWNWRQHRFLIRIIPDINIYRMAICDILKYFNWMRVGVLYDNDAASQVVINLIGNFTDRIKAFNIRYNSTSANVRNALKELRDNYFEKFIILCSSKNADIVLTQALYLSLLSRPNTWLVVNMGVDDIALDKYIDSRANMTSLSLMLDTNTSFCALTGSNWTLSNAVYHDSLKIYQAMLDFNNGSGRFQMLKTLRQHGESGNFLENEITIDGCTGHVEFTKAGKRKETFLRMSTLATLKNGTTNESDYQNTLFQSGTWRSLKDTMQQRIEPSKSYDSVMRMGDDIFGSEPLRITTIIEPPFIQWKNDTPLSHPIYNLNEHLEGFCVSVLEEMAKLLDFTYNLTLVPDGKFGSLKTHGWTGMVRVLFEKEADIALAPFQITPKRSMAVDFTKPFMTKGTSVVVKKPDRGLSPFQFLSPLSKFVWIAIFLCFVTTALVLFATSRVNNDKKSKFMHNLRESFWYIWGTILRGNLTGSPTGISSRIVSASWWFFSLIIISIYTANLAAFLTISNAHIPIDSAADLADQTDYDYGTVDGSQIENFFKHTNISHYAKMWAHMHLLSKESMVRRVENGFDRVLREKYAFLWDSPVVRHHIANDCGLTEIGSPFDLKGYGIATQKDSIYTERLSWATLKLNDDGILYRLEGKWWRRPNCPDPRQSANSKAIEINVASGMFIVLLGGIVLSIVVFLGEMLYYKARAKNKKPIEEREENNIHSSGNHVGNNAAETSSKDDEVRTVLSRTLSIGEKCVHNRWE from the exons GTATCCTCCATCCAAGCCAAACCTCCGTATTTGACCTCATCGATGACCTCCTGATACGCATGGCCACAAATATTACCGTAACATATATCAACGCAACCACTTATGGCGAAAACCTCGACCACTACCAAAACG CAGACGAACTTGTCAAAACACAGAAAATTTCAGCATTAGTAGGACATTTTAGTGAAACCTTTGCCATAGCAACAGAACATAACCGGATACCCTATTTTGTGACGGATATGGTACCCTGGAATTGGCGCCAACATCGATTCCTAATTAGGATTATTCctgatatcaatatataccGGATGGCCATAtgtgacattttaaaatattttaattggatGCGCGTGGGAGTCTTATATGATAACGATGCCG CATCGCAAGTTGTGATAAACTTAATAGGAAACTTTACCGATAGAATCAAAGCATTCAACATTCGTTATAATAGCACGAGTGCCAATGTGCGGAATGCACTTAAAGAACTAAGAGACAATTACTTTGAGAAATTCATCATTCTGTGTTCTTCCAAAAATGCAGACATTGTCTTAACACAA gCATTGTACTTAAGCTTACTTTCCCGTCCAAATACATGGCTAGTTGTTAATATG GGAGTGGACGATATAGCCTTAGATAAATACATTGATTCCAGAGCAAACATGACGTCACTGTCGCTCATGCTTGATACCAACACCAGTTTTTGTGCCTTGACCGGTTCAAATTGGACATTGAGCAATGCTGTTTACCACGACTCGTTAAAAATTTACCAGGCTATGCTTGACTTCAACAACGGCTCAGGCAGATTCCAAATGCTCAAAACCTTAAGACAG CATGGCGAATCTGGAAATTTCCTCGAGAACGAA ATAACTATCGACGGATGCACTGGCCATGTAGAGTTCACAAAGGCTGGGAAGAGAAAGGAGACATTTCTCAGAATGTCTACGCTGGCAACTCTGAAGAATGGCACA ACCAATGAATCAGATTACCAG AACACTTTATTTCAGTCAGGAACATGGAGAAGTCTGAAGGATACCATGCAACAGAGGATCGAGCCATCTAAGTCATACGATAGTGTGATGCGAATGGGTGACGATATCTTCGGCAGTGAGCCACTACGAATTACAACCATTATC GAACCTCCGTTTATCCAATGGAAGAATGATACTCCGCTCTCGCACCCTATATACAACCTGAATGAACATCTGGAAGGGTTCTGTGTCAGCGTTCTAGAGGAAATGGCCAAACTACTGGATTTTACTTACAATCTGACACTAGTCCCAGACGGCAAATTTGGCAGTTTAAAGACCCATGGGTGGACAGGGATGGTCAGAGTGTTGTTCGAAAAG GAGGCGGACATCGCTCTAGCACCATTCCAAATTACCCCGAAGAGGTCTATGGCGGTGGATTTTACCAAGCCGTTCATGACGAAAGGAACGAGTGTGGTGGTGAAAAAGCCAGACAGAGGCTTGTCACCGTTTCAGTTTTTATCCCCACTTTCAAAATTCGTGTGGATAGCTATATTTCTGTGCTTTGTGACTACAGCTCTAGTGCTGTTTGCTACGAGTCGTGTAAACAACGACAAAAAATCAAAGTTTATGCACAACTTAAGAGAAAGTTTCTGGTACATCTGGGGAACCATACTACGTGGAAATTTAACAGGTTCGCCCACTGGGATATCTAGTAGGATTGTGAGTGCGTCATGGTGGTTTTTCTCTCTAATtataatttctatatatacTGCTAATTTAGCTGCATTTTTAACTATTTCCAATgcacatatccctattgactcgGCAGCTGACTTAGCCGATCAGACTGATTATGACTACGGCACAGTGGACGGTAGTCAGATAGAAAATTTctttaaacatacaaatatatcgCATTATGCAAAGATGTGGGCCCATATGCACTTGCTCTCGAAGGAATCTATGGTGAGAAGAGTTGAAAATGGATTCGATCGAGTTTTAAGAGAGAAATATGCCTTCCTGTGGGATTCGCCTGTAGTGAGACATCACATAGCAAATGATTGCGGACTCACAGAAATAGGGAGCCCATTCGATTTAAAAGGTTATGGGATAGCTACACAGAAGGATTCCATTTACACTGAAAGACTGTCCTGGGCAACGTTAAAGCTGAATGACGACGGTATCTTATATCGTTTGGAAGGGAA ATGGTGGCGACGGCCAAATTGTCCGGATCCACGTCAGAGTGCCAATAGTAAAGCCATAGAAATCAACGTTGCTTCCGGAATGTTTATCGTTTTACTCGGGGGCATTGTACTATCTATCGTCGTGTTCCTAGGAGAAATGCTGTATTACAAAGCAAGGGCTAAAAATAAGAAG cCAATCGAGGAACGTGAGGAGAACAATATCCACAGTTCTGGTAACCATGTAGGAAATAACGCTGCTGAGACGAGTAGTAAAGACGACGAGGTTCGTACGGTTCTTTCACGTACACTAAGCATTGGAGAGAAATGTGTACACAACCGCTGGGAGTAG
- the LOC138328044 gene encoding glutamate receptor ionotropic, kainate 2-like isoform X3, with the protein MQRFVKLNGAIGMRFTGILTLVLLADSIYGTEQQDTKKVGILHPSQTSVFDLIDDLLIRMATNITVTYINATTYGENLDHYQNADELVKTQKISALVGHFSETFAIATEHNRIPYFVTDMVPWNWRQHRFLIRIIPDINIYRMAICDILKYFNWMRVGVLYDNDAASQVVINLIGNFTDRIKAFNIRYNSTSANVRNALKELRDNYFEKFIILCSSKNADIVLTQALYLSLLSRPNTWLVVNMGVDDIALDKYIDSRANMTSLSLMLDTNTSFCALTGSNWTLSNAVYHDSLKIYQAMLDFNNGSGRFQMLKTLRQHGESGNFLENEITIDGCTGHVEFTKAGKRKETFLRMSTLATLKNGTNTLFQSGTWRSLKDTMQQRIEPSKSYDSVMRMGDDIFGSEPLRITTIIEPPFIQWKNDTPLSHPIYNLNEHLEGFCVSVLEEMAKLLDFTYNLTLVPDGKFGSLKTHGWTGMVRVLFEKEADIALAPFQITPKRSMAVDFTKPFMTKGTSVVVKKPDRGLSPFQFLSPLSKFVWIAIFLCFVTTALVLFATSRVNNDKKSKFMHNLRESFWYIWGTILRGNLTGSPTGISSRIVSASWWFFSLIIISIYTANLAAFLTISNAHIPIDSAADLADQTDYDYGTVDGSQIENFFKHTNISHYAKMWAHMHLLSKESMVRRVENGFDRVLREKYAFLWDSPVVRHHIANDCGLTEIGSPFDLKGYGIATQKDSIYTERLSWATLKLNDDGILYRLEGKWWRRPNCPDPRQSANSKAIEINVASGMFIVLLGGIVLSIVVFLGEMLYYKARAKNKKPIEEREENNIHSSGNHVGNNAAETSSKDDEVRTVLSRTLSIGEKCVHNRWE; encoded by the exons GTATCCTCCATCCAAGCCAAACCTCCGTATTTGACCTCATCGATGACCTCCTGATACGCATGGCCACAAATATTACCGTAACATATATCAACGCAACCACTTATGGCGAAAACCTCGACCACTACCAAAACG CAGACGAACTTGTCAAAACACAGAAAATTTCAGCATTAGTAGGACATTTTAGTGAAACCTTTGCCATAGCAACAGAACATAACCGGATACCCTATTTTGTGACGGATATGGTACCCTGGAATTGGCGCCAACATCGATTCCTAATTAGGATTATTCctgatatcaatatataccGGATGGCCATAtgtgacattttaaaatattttaattggatGCGCGTGGGAGTCTTATATGATAACGATGCCG CATCGCAAGTTGTGATAAACTTAATAGGAAACTTTACCGATAGAATCAAAGCATTCAACATTCGTTATAATAGCACGAGTGCCAATGTGCGGAATGCACTTAAAGAACTAAGAGACAATTACTTTGAGAAATTCATCATTCTGTGTTCTTCCAAAAATGCAGACATTGTCTTAACACAA gCATTGTACTTAAGCTTACTTTCCCGTCCAAATACATGGCTAGTTGTTAATATG GGAGTGGACGATATAGCCTTAGATAAATACATTGATTCCAGAGCAAACATGACGTCACTGTCGCTCATGCTTGATACCAACACCAGTTTTTGTGCCTTGACCGGTTCAAATTGGACATTGAGCAATGCTGTTTACCACGACTCGTTAAAAATTTACCAGGCTATGCTTGACTTCAACAACGGCTCAGGCAGATTCCAAATGCTCAAAACCTTAAGACAG CATGGCGAATCTGGAAATTTCCTCGAGAACGAA ATAACTATCGACGGATGCACTGGCCATGTAGAGTTCACAAAGGCTGGGAAGAGAAAGGAGACATTTCTCAGAATGTCTACGCTGGCAACTCTGAAGAATGGCACA AACACTTTATTTCAGTCAGGAACATGGAGAAGTCTGAAGGATACCATGCAACAGAGGATCGAGCCATCTAAGTCATACGATAGTGTGATGCGAATGGGTGACGATATCTTCGGCAGTGAGCCACTACGAATTACAACCATTATC GAACCTCCGTTTATCCAATGGAAGAATGATACTCCGCTCTCGCACCCTATATACAACCTGAATGAACATCTGGAAGGGTTCTGTGTCAGCGTTCTAGAGGAAATGGCCAAACTACTGGATTTTACTTACAATCTGACACTAGTCCCAGACGGCAAATTTGGCAGTTTAAAGACCCATGGGTGGACAGGGATGGTCAGAGTGTTGTTCGAAAAG GAGGCGGACATCGCTCTAGCACCATTCCAAATTACCCCGAAGAGGTCTATGGCGGTGGATTTTACCAAGCCGTTCATGACGAAAGGAACGAGTGTGGTGGTGAAAAAGCCAGACAGAGGCTTGTCACCGTTTCAGTTTTTATCCCCACTTTCAAAATTCGTGTGGATAGCTATATTTCTGTGCTTTGTGACTACAGCTCTAGTGCTGTTTGCTACGAGTCGTGTAAACAACGACAAAAAATCAAAGTTTATGCACAACTTAAGAGAAAGTTTCTGGTACATCTGGGGAACCATACTACGTGGAAATTTAACAGGTTCGCCCACTGGGATATCTAGTAGGATTGTGAGTGCGTCATGGTGGTTTTTCTCTCTAATtataatttctatatatacTGCTAATTTAGCTGCATTTTTAACTATTTCCAATgcacatatccctattgactcgGCAGCTGACTTAGCCGATCAGACTGATTATGACTACGGCACAGTGGACGGTAGTCAGATAGAAAATTTctttaaacatacaaatatatcgCATTATGCAAAGATGTGGGCCCATATGCACTTGCTCTCGAAGGAATCTATGGTGAGAAGAGTTGAAAATGGATTCGATCGAGTTTTAAGAGAGAAATATGCCTTCCTGTGGGATTCGCCTGTAGTGAGACATCACATAGCAAATGATTGCGGACTCACAGAAATAGGGAGCCCATTCGATTTAAAAGGTTATGGGATAGCTACACAGAAGGATTCCATTTACACTGAAAGACTGTCCTGGGCAACGTTAAAGCTGAATGACGACGGTATCTTATATCGTTTGGAAGGGAA ATGGTGGCGACGGCCAAATTGTCCGGATCCACGTCAGAGTGCCAATAGTAAAGCCATAGAAATCAACGTTGCTTCCGGAATGTTTATCGTTTTACTCGGGGGCATTGTACTATCTATCGTCGTGTTCCTAGGAGAAATGCTGTATTACAAAGCAAGGGCTAAAAATAAGAAG cCAATCGAGGAACGTGAGGAGAACAATATCCACAGTTCTGGTAACCATGTAGGAAATAACGCTGCTGAGACGAGTAGTAAAGACGACGAGGTTCGTACGGTTCTTTCACGTACACTAAGCATTGGAGAGAAATGTGTACACAACCGCTGGGAGTAG
- the LOC138328044 gene encoding glutamate receptor ionotropic, kainate 2-like isoform X4: MQRFVKLNGAIGMRFTGILTLVLLADSIYGTEQQDTKKVGILHPSQTSVFDLIDDLLIRMATNITVTYINATTYGENLDHYQNADELVKTQKISALVGHFSETFAIATEHNRIPYFVTDMVPWNWRQHRFLIRIIPDINIYRMAICDILKYFNWMRVGVLYDNDAASQVVINLIGNFTDRIKAFNIRYNSTSANVRNALKELRDNYFEKFIILCSSKNADIVLTQALYLSLLSRPNTWLVVNMGVDDIALDKYIDSRANMTSLSLMLDTNTSFCALTGSNWTLSNAVYHDSLKIYQAMLDFNNGSGRFQMLKTLRQITIDGCTGHVEFTKAGKRKETFLRMSTLATLKNGTTNESDYQNTLFQSGTWRSLKDTMQQRIEPSKSYDSVMRMGDDIFGSEPLRITTIIEPPFIQWKNDTPLSHPIYNLNEHLEGFCVSVLEEMAKLLDFTYNLTLVPDGKFGSLKTHGWTGMVRVLFEKEADIALAPFQITPKRSMAVDFTKPFMTKGTSVVVKKPDRGLSPFQFLSPLSKFVWIAIFLCFVTTALVLFATSRVNNDKKSKFMHNLRESFWYIWGTILRGNLTGSPTGISSRIVSASWWFFSLIIISIYTANLAAFLTISNAHIPIDSAADLADQTDYDYGTVDGSQIENFFKHTNISHYAKMWAHMHLLSKESMVRRVENGFDRVLREKYAFLWDSPVVRHHIANDCGLTEIGSPFDLKGYGIATQKDSIYTERLSWATLKLNDDGILYRLEGKWWRRPNCPDPRQSANSKAIEINVASGMFIVLLGGIVLSIVVFLGEMLYYKARAKNKKPIEEREENNIHSSGNHVGNNAAETSSKDDEVRTVLSRTLSIGEKCVHNRWE; the protein is encoded by the exons GTATCCTCCATCCAAGCCAAACCTCCGTATTTGACCTCATCGATGACCTCCTGATACGCATGGCCACAAATATTACCGTAACATATATCAACGCAACCACTTATGGCGAAAACCTCGACCACTACCAAAACG CAGACGAACTTGTCAAAACACAGAAAATTTCAGCATTAGTAGGACATTTTAGTGAAACCTTTGCCATAGCAACAGAACATAACCGGATACCCTATTTTGTGACGGATATGGTACCCTGGAATTGGCGCCAACATCGATTCCTAATTAGGATTATTCctgatatcaatatataccGGATGGCCATAtgtgacattttaaaatattttaattggatGCGCGTGGGAGTCTTATATGATAACGATGCCG CATCGCAAGTTGTGATAAACTTAATAGGAAACTTTACCGATAGAATCAAAGCATTCAACATTCGTTATAATAGCACGAGTGCCAATGTGCGGAATGCACTTAAAGAACTAAGAGACAATTACTTTGAGAAATTCATCATTCTGTGTTCTTCCAAAAATGCAGACATTGTCTTAACACAA gCATTGTACTTAAGCTTACTTTCCCGTCCAAATACATGGCTAGTTGTTAATATG GGAGTGGACGATATAGCCTTAGATAAATACATTGATTCCAGAGCAAACATGACGTCACTGTCGCTCATGCTTGATACCAACACCAGTTTTTGTGCCTTGACCGGTTCAAATTGGACATTGAGCAATGCTGTTTACCACGACTCGTTAAAAATTTACCAGGCTATGCTTGACTTCAACAACGGCTCAGGCAGATTCCAAATGCTCAAAACCTTAAGACAG ATAACTATCGACGGATGCACTGGCCATGTAGAGTTCACAAAGGCTGGGAAGAGAAAGGAGACATTTCTCAGAATGTCTACGCTGGCAACTCTGAAGAATGGCACA ACCAATGAATCAGATTACCAG AACACTTTATTTCAGTCAGGAACATGGAGAAGTCTGAAGGATACCATGCAACAGAGGATCGAGCCATCTAAGTCATACGATAGTGTGATGCGAATGGGTGACGATATCTTCGGCAGTGAGCCACTACGAATTACAACCATTATC GAACCTCCGTTTATCCAATGGAAGAATGATACTCCGCTCTCGCACCCTATATACAACCTGAATGAACATCTGGAAGGGTTCTGTGTCAGCGTTCTAGAGGAAATGGCCAAACTACTGGATTTTACTTACAATCTGACACTAGTCCCAGACGGCAAATTTGGCAGTTTAAAGACCCATGGGTGGACAGGGATGGTCAGAGTGTTGTTCGAAAAG GAGGCGGACATCGCTCTAGCACCATTCCAAATTACCCCGAAGAGGTCTATGGCGGTGGATTTTACCAAGCCGTTCATGACGAAAGGAACGAGTGTGGTGGTGAAAAAGCCAGACAGAGGCTTGTCACCGTTTCAGTTTTTATCCCCACTTTCAAAATTCGTGTGGATAGCTATATTTCTGTGCTTTGTGACTACAGCTCTAGTGCTGTTTGCTACGAGTCGTGTAAACAACGACAAAAAATCAAAGTTTATGCACAACTTAAGAGAAAGTTTCTGGTACATCTGGGGAACCATACTACGTGGAAATTTAACAGGTTCGCCCACTGGGATATCTAGTAGGATTGTGAGTGCGTCATGGTGGTTTTTCTCTCTAATtataatttctatatatacTGCTAATTTAGCTGCATTTTTAACTATTTCCAATgcacatatccctattgactcgGCAGCTGACTTAGCCGATCAGACTGATTATGACTACGGCACAGTGGACGGTAGTCAGATAGAAAATTTctttaaacatacaaatatatcgCATTATGCAAAGATGTGGGCCCATATGCACTTGCTCTCGAAGGAATCTATGGTGAGAAGAGTTGAAAATGGATTCGATCGAGTTTTAAGAGAGAAATATGCCTTCCTGTGGGATTCGCCTGTAGTGAGACATCACATAGCAAATGATTGCGGACTCACAGAAATAGGGAGCCCATTCGATTTAAAAGGTTATGGGATAGCTACACAGAAGGATTCCATTTACACTGAAAGACTGTCCTGGGCAACGTTAAAGCTGAATGACGACGGTATCTTATATCGTTTGGAAGGGAA ATGGTGGCGACGGCCAAATTGTCCGGATCCACGTCAGAGTGCCAATAGTAAAGCCATAGAAATCAACGTTGCTTCCGGAATGTTTATCGTTTTACTCGGGGGCATTGTACTATCTATCGTCGTGTTCCTAGGAGAAATGCTGTATTACAAAGCAAGGGCTAAAAATAAGAAG cCAATCGAGGAACGTGAGGAGAACAATATCCACAGTTCTGGTAACCATGTAGGAAATAACGCTGCTGAGACGAGTAGTAAAGACGACGAGGTTCGTACGGTTCTTTCACGTACACTAAGCATTGGAGAGAAATGTGTACACAACCGCTGGGAGTAG